One part of the Athene noctua chromosome Z, bAthNoc1.hap1.1, whole genome shotgun sequence genome encodes these proteins:
- the LOC141973265 gene encoding LOW QUALITY PROTEIN: uncharacterized protein LOC141973265 (The sequence of the model RefSeq protein was modified relative to this genomic sequence to represent the inferred CDS: deleted 2 bases in 1 codon), which translates to MNMEEIGIQQINQIYPQKELKEARKHFKENPGVRPLIKAEYAYINDEDNDPHIKEIKEIPYTLTELAKIKREYGRLPKESEAEYVWCASLTRGDQIQINEKEVSGYWGHGIFLTTGNRRTPWYLTQRAAYWARGLNPLDRGDPLAITGTVDQLLESGHKAACLQMVHERKLVPGCESPMMLLVNPEIMAPLIRGFPESLRSTRIEFQRTIASLDPAEKLESFIKCRKDDTNASTDSPFNHSLTPSHPKHKRMWTWRDAAQELIDYSRKYGPVRTPEEKSKGIHQVGAKDLPLSVRSTEVMNVALVKLTLPGEENAVTINMVVGNIPTNLLGIDALKRKGWEDSEGLLWTFRTPKLNIRRLQNASPLPFSKVTDVKQYPLPLEEKEGLKPVMQEMREQGVVCLI; encoded by the exons ATGAATATGGAAGAGATAGGTATTCAGCAAATAAATCAGATATACCCCCAAAAGGAACTaaaggaagcaaggaaacacttcAAGGAGAACCCCGGGGTGAGACCTTTGATTAAGGCAGAATATGCTTATATAAATGATGAGGATAATGACCCACATATT AAAGAGATTAAAGAGATACCATATACTCTCACTGAATTGGccaaaataaaaagagaatatgGGCGGCTTCCCAAAGAATCAGAAGCAGAGTATGTGTGGTGTGCATCTTTAACCAGAGGGGACCAAATTCAGATAAATGAAAAGGAAGTTAGTGGTTACTGGGGCCACGGCATCTTTTTAACAACAGGGAATAGACGCACCCCATGGTACCTAACCCAGCGAGCTGCCTATTGGGCCAGAGGGTTGAACCCTTTGGACAGAGGGGATCCCCTAGCAATCACAGGCACAGTTGATCAATTGCTAGAAAGTGGACACAAAGCAGCCTGCCTGCAAATGGTACATGAAAGGAAGTTAGTTCCTGGATGTGAATCCCCAATGATGCTCTTGGTGAATCCTGAAATCATGGCTCCTTTGATAAGAGGATTCCCAGAGTCACTCAGATCTACCAGGATTGAATTCCAAAGGACCATAGCATCTTTAGACCCTGCAGAAAAGCTGGAGAGCtttataaaatgcagaaaagatgACACTAATGCTAGCACAGATTCACCTTTCAATCACAGCTTGACTCCTTCCCACCCAAAACATAAAAGGATGTGGACATGGAGAGATGCCGCACAGGAATTGATAGACTATAGCAGAAAATATGGTCCTGTGAGAACTCCGGAGGAGAAATCTAAAGGAATCCATCAAGTAGGAGCTAAAGATCTACCTCTTTCTGTTA GGTCAACAGAGGTTATGAACGTTGCTCTGGTAAAGCTGAcgttaccaggagaggaaaatgcGGTCACTATTAACATGGTGGTTGGAAACATTCCGACTAACTTGTTAGGAATAGATGCCCTTAAAAGAAAGGGGTGGGAGGATTCAGAAGGATTGCTGTGGACTTTCAGGACACCGAAGCTGAATATCAGGCGACTTCAAAATGCATCCCCTCTGCCATTTAGCAAAGTAACTGATGTTAAACAATATCCCCTCCccctggaggagaaggaaggtcTCAAACCAGTCATGCAGGAGATGCGGGAGCAAGGAGTGGTGTGTCTAATTTGA